One genomic segment of Sminthopsis crassicaudata isolate SCR6 chromosome 2, ASM4859323v1, whole genome shotgun sequence includes these proteins:
- the LOC141553151 gene encoding lithostathine-1-alpha-like, whose protein sequence is MLPLVMSPSFSRLLLVCLLFVGLARGETASSASSAAAAVASFRRSCPEGSKAFGSYCYGLFSMAETWDAAEVNCQSQTSGHLASLMNDAEASFVASLVAESGGSRNGIWIGLYDPNKNRRWKWSSNALFTYQSWATRAPSNTSPGYCVTLTPETGFKNWRDQPCSNKNFYICKFKS, encoded by the exons ATGCTGCCCCTGGTGATGTCCCCCAGTTTCTCCAGGCTGCTCCTGGTCTGCCTGCTGTTCGTAGGCCTGGCACGTG gTGAGACTGCCTCTTCTGCTTCTtccgctgctgctgctgttgcctCTTTTCGGAGGTCCTGTCCTGAAGGGTCCAAAGCCTTTGGTTCTTACTGCTATGGCTTGTTCAGTATGGCAGAGACCTGGGATGCTGCAGAG GTGAACTGCCAGAGCCAGACCTCAGGCCATCTGGCTTCCCTGATGAACGACGCAGAAGCTTCCTTTGTGGCCTCCCTGGTGGCTGAGAGCGGAGGCAGCCGCAATGGCATCTGGATTGGTCTCTATGACCCTAACAAG AACCGGCGTTGGAAATGGAGCAGCAATGCCCTGTTCACCTACCAGTCCTGGGCTACAAGAGCCCCAAGCAATACCAGTCCTGgatactgtgtgaccttgacacCAGAAACAG GATTCAAAAATTGGAGAGATCAACCATGTAGCAACAAAAACTTCTACATCTGCAAGTTCAAATCCTAG